A part of Saimiri boliviensis isolate mSaiBol1 chromosome 13, mSaiBol1.pri, whole genome shotgun sequence genomic DNA contains:
- the CCDC68 gene encoding coiled-coil domain-containing protein 68 isoform X1: MTTVTVTTEIPPRDKMEDNSALYESTSAHIIEETEYVKKIRTTLEKIRTQMFKDEVRHNSTKHSLDTKCCGNLQQSSHSEMDPSCCSLDLLMKKIKGKDLQLLEMNKENEVLKIKLEASREAGAAALRDVARRLFENYQTKSEEVRKKHEDSKHLLQVNKVEKEQKLKQHVENLNQVAEKLEEKHSQITELESLVQRMEKEKRTLLEKKLSLENKLLQLKSSATHGKRCQDLQMEISILQEQISHLQFVIHSQHQNLRSVIEEMEGLKNNLKEQDKRIENLKEKVNILEAQNKELKTQVALSSETPRAKVSKAVSTSELKTEGISPYFMLIRLRK; this comes from the exons ATGACAACAGTGACCGTGACCACAGAAATTCCTCCAAGGGATAAAATGGAAGATAATTCTGCCTTGTATGAGTCTACATCTGCTCACATTATTGAAGAAACCGAGTATGTGAAAAAG aTTCGAACTACTCTGGAAAAGATCAGAACCCAAATGTTTAAAGATGAAGTAAGACATAATAGTACAAAGCATAGTCTAGACACAAAG TGCTGTGGAAACCTTCAACAGAGCTCTCATTCTGAAATGGATCCTTCTTGTTGCAGTTTGGATTTGCTTATGAAAAAGATCAAAGGAAAAGACCTACAGCTCTTAGAAATGAACAAAGAGAATGAAGTATTGAAAATCAAG CTGgaagcctccagagaagctggagcAGCAGCTCTGCGAGACGTGGCCCGGAGATTATTTGAAAACTACCAAACAAAATCTGAAGAAGTGAGAAAAAAGCATGAGGACAGTAAACACTTACTCCAG GTTAACAAGgttgaaaaagaacagaaattgaaACAACATGTTGAAAATCTCAATCAAGTTGCtgaaaaacttgaagaaaaacaCAGTCAAATTACGGAATTGGAGAGCCTTGTACAGAGAATGGAAAAG GAGAAGAGAAcactactagaaaaaaaactgTCTTTGGAAAACAAGCTACTGCAACTCAAATCCAGTGCTACACATGGAAAAAG ATGCCAGGACCTTCAGATGGAGATTTCCATTCTTCAGGAGCAGATCTCTCATCTGCAGTTTGTGATTCACTCCCAGCATCAGAACCTGCGCAGTGTCATCGAGGAG atggaaggattaaaaaataatttaaaagaacaagacaaaagaattgaaaatctcaaagaaaaagttAACATACTTGAAGCCCAG aataaagaacTAAAAACCCAGGTAGCGCTTTCGTCTGAAACTCCTAGGGCAAAGGTATCTAAGGCTGTTTCTACAAG
- the CCDC68 gene encoding coiled-coil domain-containing protein 68 isoform X3 — MTTVTVTTEIPPRDKMEDNSALYESTSAHIIEETEYVKKIRTTLEKIRTQMFKDEVRHNSTKHSLDTKCCGNLQQSSHSEMDPSCCSLDLLMKKIKGKDLQLLEMNKENEVLKIKLEASREAGAAALRDVARRLFENYQTKSEEVRKKHEDSKHLLQVNKVEKEQKLKQHVENLNQVAEKLEEKHSQITELESLVQRMEKEKRTLLEKKLSLENKLLQLKSSATHGKRCQDLQMEISILQEQISHLQFVIHSQHQNLRSVIEEMEGLKNNLKEQDKRIENLKEKVNILEAQLLSHGNTFFLWWSFYPSSFFLPKE, encoded by the exons ATGACAACAGTGACCGTGACCACAGAAATTCCTCCAAGGGATAAAATGGAAGATAATTCTGCCTTGTATGAGTCTACATCTGCTCACATTATTGAAGAAACCGAGTATGTGAAAAAG aTTCGAACTACTCTGGAAAAGATCAGAACCCAAATGTTTAAAGATGAAGTAAGACATAATAGTACAAAGCATAGTCTAGACACAAAG TGCTGTGGAAACCTTCAACAGAGCTCTCATTCTGAAATGGATCCTTCTTGTTGCAGTTTGGATTTGCTTATGAAAAAGATCAAAGGAAAAGACCTACAGCTCTTAGAAATGAACAAAGAGAATGAAGTATTGAAAATCAAG CTGgaagcctccagagaagctggagcAGCAGCTCTGCGAGACGTGGCCCGGAGATTATTTGAAAACTACCAAACAAAATCTGAAGAAGTGAGAAAAAAGCATGAGGACAGTAAACACTTACTCCAG GTTAACAAGgttgaaaaagaacagaaattgaaACAACATGTTGAAAATCTCAATCAAGTTGCtgaaaaacttgaagaaaaacaCAGTCAAATTACGGAATTGGAGAGCCTTGTACAGAGAATGGAAAAG GAGAAGAGAAcactactagaaaaaaaactgTCTTTGGAAAACAAGCTACTGCAACTCAAATCCAGTGCTACACATGGAAAAAG ATGCCAGGACCTTCAGATGGAGATTTCCATTCTTCAGGAGCAGATCTCTCATCTGCAGTTTGTGATTCACTCCCAGCATCAGAACCTGCGCAGTGTCATCGAGGAG atggaaggattaaaaaataatttaaaagaacaagacaaaagaattgaaaatctcaaagaaaaagttAACATACTTGAAGCCCAG CTTTTAAGTCATGGAAACACTTTTTTCCTGTGGTGGTCTTTCTATCCTAGCAGTTTTTTCCTGCCTAAAG aataa
- the CCDC68 gene encoding coiled-coil domain-containing protein 68 isoform X2, translating into MTTVTVTTEIPPRDKMEDNSALYESTSAHIIEETEYVKKIRTTLEKIRTQMFKDEVRHNSTKHSLDTKCCGNLQQSSHSEMDPSCCSLDLLMKKIKGKDLQLLEMNKENEVLKIKLEASREAGAAALRDVARRLFENYQTKSEEVRKKHEDSKHLLQVNKVEKEQKLKQHVENLNQVAEKLEEKHSQITELESLVQRMEKEKRTLLEKKLSLENKLLQLKSSATHGKRCQDLQMEISILQEQISHLQFVIHSQHQNLRSVIEEMEGLKNNLKEQDKRIENLKEKVNILEAQLLSHGNTFFLWWSFYPSSFFLPKGDKIDSYNPIF; encoded by the exons ATGACAACAGTGACCGTGACCACAGAAATTCCTCCAAGGGATAAAATGGAAGATAATTCTGCCTTGTATGAGTCTACATCTGCTCACATTATTGAAGAAACCGAGTATGTGAAAAAG aTTCGAACTACTCTGGAAAAGATCAGAACCCAAATGTTTAAAGATGAAGTAAGACATAATAGTACAAAGCATAGTCTAGACACAAAG TGCTGTGGAAACCTTCAACAGAGCTCTCATTCTGAAATGGATCCTTCTTGTTGCAGTTTGGATTTGCTTATGAAAAAGATCAAAGGAAAAGACCTACAGCTCTTAGAAATGAACAAAGAGAATGAAGTATTGAAAATCAAG CTGgaagcctccagagaagctggagcAGCAGCTCTGCGAGACGTGGCCCGGAGATTATTTGAAAACTACCAAACAAAATCTGAAGAAGTGAGAAAAAAGCATGAGGACAGTAAACACTTACTCCAG GTTAACAAGgttgaaaaagaacagaaattgaaACAACATGTTGAAAATCTCAATCAAGTTGCtgaaaaacttgaagaaaaacaCAGTCAAATTACGGAATTGGAGAGCCTTGTACAGAGAATGGAAAAG GAGAAGAGAAcactactagaaaaaaaactgTCTTTGGAAAACAAGCTACTGCAACTCAAATCCAGTGCTACACATGGAAAAAG ATGCCAGGACCTTCAGATGGAGATTTCCATTCTTCAGGAGCAGATCTCTCATCTGCAGTTTGTGATTCACTCCCAGCATCAGAACCTGCGCAGTGTCATCGAGGAG atggaaggattaaaaaataatttaaaagaacaagacaaaagaattgaaaatctcaaagaaaaagttAACATACTTGAAGCCCAG CTTTTAAGTCATGGAAACACTTTTTTCCTGTGGTGGTCTTTCTATCCTAGCAGTTTTTTCCTGCCTAAAGGTGATAAAATTGACTCATATAaccctatcttttaa